The nucleotide sequence CCTGTCCATTCCTTATCGCGACAGCGATAGCCGCATCGATACCGAGCATTACTTCCAGCTGTGGGACGCCGCCCGCAAGGAGGTGGAACAACTGCTGGGCCATGCCGTGCGGCTGGAAATCGAGCCGGGCCGCTTCCTGGTGGCCGAGTCTGGAGCCTTGATTGCCGAAGTGCGTGCGGTCAAGGCCATGGGCAACCGCCATTTCGTGCTGGTGGATGCCGGCTTCAACGACCTGATGCGCCCTTCGCTGTATGGCAGCTACCACGAAATTTCGGTGCTGGAGCGCAGTGGTCAGGAGAAAACCGGCAAGGTCGCCACCGTGGTGGCCGGCCCCTTGTGCGAGTCGGGTGATGTGTTTACCCAGCAGGAGGGCGGGGTGGTGGAAAGCCGCGACCTGCCGCCAGCGGCTGTGGGCGACTGGCTGGTGTTCCACGATGCCGGTGCCTATGGCGCGACCATGTCGTCCAATTACAATAGCCGCCCGCTGCTGGCCGAGGTATTGCTGGATGAGGCGGGCCCGCGCTTGATCCGTCGCCGTCAGACCATGGCCGAGCTGCTGGCACTGGAGGCGGTGTAAGTCTGCGATCCTGGCAAAAAAAGCCCGCCGTTAAGGCGGGCTTTTTCATGTGCAGGTGCTGGCTTAGAACTCCTTGCGCAGCATCAGCCAGCTGGTGTTGGCATCCGGCTGCTCCAGTCCCAGCGCGCGTTGGCCGCCAGCGTTTTGCCTGACCTGGCCATAGCCGGCTTGCAGCCAGCTGGTTTTGCTCAGGTAGTACTCGGCACCGATGGCCCACTGATTGGCGCCCCAGTTCAGGCTCTGACCATCTATCTTGACCTGGCGGCGGTGCGAATATACCGCCATGGGCTTGAAGTTGCCCATGCGATAAGCGGCGCTCAGCGCATACACCTGGCTGGTGAGCTTGTTGTTGCCGGTTTTGGCGATGCCGGCTTCGATAATGCCTGGAATCTCGAAGTCGTCGCTATTGTCCTGGTTCTTGTGGGCATTGCCGTACAGCGTGGTTTTTTGCAGGGTGGCGGCCAGCGCCAGATTGTTGGCGTTGTAGCCGAATTCCAGCCGGTGCACGCCGCTATTGTTGCTGGCAATGCTGTTGAGCTTGGTCAGATAGGCGTAGGTGGCGAAGTAGCCGTCGTCGGCGTAAGACAGGCGCAAGCCCCAGGTGTCGCCGCTGCTCTTGCCATCCACCTGCTTTTCGCCGGCCCCATATTGCAGGCTGCCCTGCACGCCGTACAGGCGTGGGCTATCGTAGCGCAGGCTGTTTCTGGCGCGGCTGTCGCCGTAGTTGTTGCTGCCGAATATGTCGCGCGCTTCGTACAGCGGGTAGGCAATGCCACCTTTCACGTCGCGGCGCGGGCTGGCCATGATGTCGGTGGCCTCGGTATCGGTCAGGACGTCATCGATAAAGCCGGCGCGCAGTCTGCCCCAGCCGCCTTCCAGCCCGACAAAGCTCATGCGGTTGGCCAGCCGGCCGCTGCCGGTACCGTTGTTGGGTACGCCATCCAGTGCCATGCCGGTTTCCACCTGCCAGATGGCCTGCAAGCCGTTGCCCAGATCCTCGCGACCCTTGAAGCCGATCTTGCTGCCGTAGTCGTCGATGCCGGTGGTCTGGCGGTAGTGGGTATCGGCACTTTTCATGCTGTTGATGCCAACGCGCATGGAGCCGTAAATGGAT is from Aquitalea aquatilis and encodes:
- a CDS encoding porin; its protein translation is MNPRILVAALACTLPALALADVSIYGSMRVGINSMKSADTHYRQTTGIDDYGSKIGFKGREDLGNGLQAIWQVETGMALDGVPNNGTGSGRLANRMSFVGLEGGWGRLRAGFIDDVLTDTEATDIMASPRRDVKGGIAYPLYEARDIFGSNNYGDSRARNSLRYDSPRLYGVQGSLQYGAGEKQVDGKSSGDTWGLRLSYADDGYFATYAYLTKLNSIASNNSGVHRLEFGYNANNLALAATLQKTTLYGNAHKNQDNSDDFEIPGIIEAGIAKTGNNKLTSQVYALSAAYRMGNFKPMAVYSHRRQVKIDGQSLNWGANQWAIGAEYYLSKTSWLQAGYGQVRQNAGGQRALGLEQPDANTSWLMLRKEF